One genomic window of Canis aureus isolate CA01 chromosome 15, VMU_Caureus_v.1.0, whole genome shotgun sequence includes the following:
- the DUSP26 gene encoding dual specificity protein phosphatase 26 — protein sequence MCPGNWLWASMTFMARFSRSSSRSPVRTRGALEEMPAVQHPFLNVFELERLLYTGKTACNHADEVWPGLYLGDQDIANNRRELRRLGITHVLNASHSRWRGTPEVYQGLGIRYLGVEAHDSPAFDMSIHFQTAADFIHRALSQPGGKILVHCAVGVSRSATLVLAYLMLYHHLTLVEAIKKVKDHRGIIPNRGFLRQLLALDRRLRQGLEA from the exons ATGTGCCCTGGTAACTGGCTCTGGGCCTCCATGACTTTTATGGCCCGCTTCTCCCGGAGCAGTTCAAGGTCTCCTGTTCGCACTAGAGGGGCCCTGGAAGAGATGCCAGCTGTTCAACATCCCTTCCTCAATGTCTTTGAGTTGGAGAGGCTCCTCTACACAGGCAAGACAGCCTGTAACCATGCCGATGAGGTCTGGCCAGGCCTCTACCTCGGAGACCA GGACATAGCCAACAACCGCCGTGAGCTCCGCCGCCTGGGCATCACCCACGTCCTCAATGCCTCACACAGCAGGTGGCGGGGTACGCCCGAGGTCTACCAGGGGCTGGGCATCCGCTACCTGGGGGTCGAGGCCCACGACTCGCCAGCCTTTGACATGAGCATCCACTTCCAGACAGCTGCCGATTTCATCCACCGggcgctgagccagccaggag GGAAGATCCTGGTGCACTGCGCCGTGGGAGTGAGCCGATCCGCCACACTGGTCCTGGCCTACCTCATGCTCTACCACCACCTCACCCTCGTGGAGGCCATCAAGAAAGTCAAGGACCACCGAGGCATCATCCCCAACCGGGGCTTCCTGAGGCAGCTCCTGGCCCTGGACCGCAGGCTGCGGCAGGGTCTGGAGGCCTGA